The following are from one region of the Erwinia billingiae Eb661 genome:
- a CDS encoding IS30 family transposase, translating to MKRRTRIYYTPEQKAIIWDRYKQGDSLHDIARMFDRYHSSVMPTIHQTGGYRPSVRKRHRLALSLDEREEISRGLVAKSSIRDIADKLSRAPSTISREIKRHGGAKHYRAAKADKDAWDSALRPKPCKLIGCPALCKIIAEKMYQDWSPEQIAGWLKRCYPDNQEMQVSHETIYKTLFIQTRGALKKELQQCLRSGRVVRKSRTTSLKGKGLGSIPDAIPISERPSDVADRAIPGHWEGDLIQGSKNSYIVTMVERHSRFVMLAKISDNKTATVISALIKQARQLPVELYKTLTWDRGAEMTNHTLFTVATEIEVYFCDPQSPWQRGSNENTNRLLRQYFPKGTDLSVHSQQRLNSVARQLNERPRKTLDYESPAERFNQCVASIG from the coding sequence ATGAAACGAAGAACGCGCATTTACTACACGCCAGAACAGAAAGCGATTATCTGGGACAGGTATAAGCAAGGTGATTCCCTGCATGATATCGCCAGAATGTTCGACAGATATCACTCTTCTGTTATGCCCACTATTCACCAAACTGGTGGTTATCGCCCTTCTGTCAGAAAGCGACACCGGCTGGCTCTTTCACTTGATGAAAGAGAGGAAATATCCAGGGGGCTGGTAGCAAAAAGTAGCATCAGGGACATCGCCGACAAATTATCAAGAGCCCCTTCAACTATTAGCCGCGAGATCAAAAGGCATGGAGGTGCAAAACATTACCGAGCTGCAAAAGCGGATAAGGACGCGTGGGACAGTGCCCTTAGGCCAAAACCTTGCAAGCTAATTGGATGCCCCGCATTGTGTAAAATCATTGCAGAGAAGATGTATCAGGACTGGTCGCCGGAACAAATCGCCGGTTGGCTTAAACGCTGTTATCCGGATAATCAGGAAATGCAGGTGTCACACGAAACGATTTATAAAACGCTTTTTATACAAACCCGGGGAGCTTTAAAAAAAGAGCTGCAGCAGTGCCTAAGAAGCGGGAGAGTAGTACGTAAATCCAGAACGACATCACTTAAAGGAAAGGGATTAGGCTCAATACCGGATGCAATACCCATCAGCGAAAGGCCATCTGATGTTGCAGACAGAGCTATACCAGGTCACTGGGAGGGAGACCTAATACAGGGCTCTAAAAACTCATATATTGTCACGATGGTAGAACGCCATTCCCGCTTTGTTATGCTTGCCAAAATCAGTGATAACAAGACAGCCACAGTCATATCCGCACTAATCAAACAAGCCCGGCAGCTGCCTGTTGAACTTTATAAAACATTAACTTGGGATCGAGGGGCGGAAATGACTAATCACACCCTTTTTACTGTAGCAACAGAAATTGAGGTCTATTTTTGTGATCCACAATCTCCCTGGCAACGCGGCTCCAATGAAAATACGAACAGATTGCTTAGGCAGTATTTTCCAAAAGGAACTGACTTATCGGTTCACAGCCAGCAAAGACTAAACAGTGTTGCCAGGCAGCTCAACGAGAGGCCAAGAAAAACGCTAGACTATGAATCACCCGCAGAGCGTTTTAACCAGTGTGTTGCATCCATCGGTTGA